The following proteins come from a genomic window of Hymenobacter canadensis:
- a CDS encoding RtcB family protein: MASQLRGNDLRQLGFPEGRAIGLALAQLQRKHLKKLSQTDQLALLTALLANPTDFLIDLDWSHTAAALLPAPSRHIALTERKSYAVFGAEHIEQGAIHQMETAMKLPVTMAGALMPDAHHGYGLPIGGVLATDNAVIPYAVGVDIGCRMALSVFALPPKFLEQRVQELRKLLLEHTRFGNKQGFVRGQKLDHAVLERPEFRDIGFLRNKQGPAAEHIGTSGGGNHFVEWGVVDILDPTNELGVPVGQYLGLLSHSGSRGLGASVANHYTKLAKDVCQLPAEAQNLAWLSLESEAGQEYWAAMNLAGDYASACHHQIHQRLAKALGERPLAKVENHHNFAWKERLADGRDAIVHRKGATPAGAGVLGIIPGSMTAPGFIVRGRGEAASLSSASHGAGRAMSRTRAKQELGEAEVRRYLQQHGIELIGGGLDEAPQAYKDIRAVMQSQTELVDVLGSFTPRIVRMEGA, from the coding sequence ATGGCCTCACAATTACGTGGCAACGACTTGCGCCAGCTCGGGTTTCCCGAGGGCCGGGCTATTGGCCTGGCGCTGGCCCAGCTGCAGCGCAAGCACCTCAAAAAACTCTCTCAAACCGACCAGTTGGCCCTGCTCACGGCCCTGCTGGCAAACCCCACTGACTTCCTCATCGACCTCGACTGGAGCCATACGGCTGCCGCGCTGCTGCCCGCGCCCAGCCGCCATATTGCCCTCACCGAGCGGAAAAGCTACGCCGTCTTCGGGGCCGAGCACATCGAGCAGGGTGCCATCCACCAGATGGAAACGGCCATGAAACTGCCCGTAACCATGGCCGGCGCCCTCATGCCCGATGCCCACCACGGCTACGGCCTGCCCATCGGCGGGGTGCTGGCCACCGACAACGCCGTGATTCCCTACGCCGTGGGCGTGGACATTGGGTGCCGGATGGCGCTGTCGGTGTTTGCGCTGCCGCCCAAGTTTCTGGAGCAGCGGGTGCAGGAGCTGCGCAAGCTGCTGCTGGAGCACACGCGGTTCGGCAACAAGCAGGGCTTCGTGCGCGGCCAGAAGCTCGACCACGCCGTGCTGGAGCGTCCCGAGTTCCGCGACATAGGCTTCCTGCGCAACAAGCAGGGCCCGGCCGCCGAGCATATCGGCACGTCCGGCGGCGGCAATCACTTCGTGGAGTGGGGCGTGGTGGATATCCTCGACCCTACCAATGAGCTGGGCGTGCCGGTGGGCCAGTACCTGGGGCTGCTGTCGCACAGCGGCTCGCGGGGGCTGGGCGCCAGCGTGGCCAACCACTACACCAAGCTCGCCAAAGACGTCTGCCAGCTGCCCGCCGAAGCCCAGAATCTGGCTTGGCTGTCGCTGGAAAGTGAGGCCGGACAGGAATACTGGGCCGCCATGAATCTGGCCGGTGACTACGCCTCGGCCTGCCACCACCAGATTCATCAGCGCTTGGCCAAAGCCCTGGGTGAGCGGCCTCTGGCGAAGGTGGAAAACCACCACAACTTCGCCTGGAAAGAACGGCTGGCTGATGGCCGTGATGCCATTGTGCACCGCAAGGGTGCCACGCCGGCCGGGGCCGGGGTGCTTGGCATCATTCCCGGCTCCATGACGGCTCCCGGCTTTATTGTGCGGGGGCGGGGCGAAGCGGCCTCGCTGTCGTCGGCGTCGCATGGGGCGGGGCGGGCAATGTCCCGGACCCGGGCCAAGCAGGAGCTGGGCGAAGCGGAGGTGCGGCGCTATCTGCAGCAGCACGGCATCGAACTGATTGGCGGCGGCCTCGATGAAGCCCCGCAGGCCTACAAAGACATCCGGGCCGTGATGCAAAGCCAGACCGAGCTGGTGGATGTGCTGGGCTCTTTCACGCCGCGCATTGTGCGGATGGAAGGTGCGTAG